Part of the Triticum aestivum cultivar Chinese Spring chromosome 4D, IWGSC CS RefSeq v2.1, whole genome shotgun sequence genome is shown below.
TGATCAAACCGGTAAGGGCATTTCTGCCGTAGTATGTGATTTTGTGGGAGGGCAAATCGGTCATTGGTCACTTTTGAGCTGGCTGCGAGGAGCAGAAGCCCGATTTTTCACCTGCGGCTTCTGCTCGATTTTTTTCGGAGCGCTCCACGGGAGGGCTGGGTGGAGCTGGTGCAAAAACAGCCCGTTTGTTTGGGCCCCGGCTTTTTTGGGCCAGAAGCTGTAGGAGCTGGTAAAAAGAGCCAAAACAAACACACCCGAGTCTAAAACATATAGAGTTGTTTCACTACGTGATATCCTAACTATCCAAACGGTTGCTTGTTTTTAGACATAACTATATTTAGTTAATGGGCTTTCAGAACCCTGGCTCGTACGAAATTATGTCCTGTTGGATTAATGAATTGGATGTGCCTTCTTTTTCTTTCCAATGCATGTGGTGGACAAATTTCTGGAGCATTTAGTGCCAAAATAGATAATATGCGCTACCAGTTTTTTAACTGTTTATATGTCGGGAAATGTTACAGCAAGATATTATATGGATCTACTGGTATCCAGTATGTCAAATGTGGGAACATCTTGTGGTTGAACTTTGAAGAAGGAAGTTCTAGTTCTACTTCCACCCTCAATACTTGCGTGCGCTGAAAAATTGGCAAATTCTCGAGTCAGTAAACTAGAGTGAACCATCACAGTTGTCTGGTTTGCAATTATGCGTTAGAGCCCATAAAGTAAGATGGATAGCGATGCTACTTTTATTTCCACTACGTTGGTGGTTACTAATTAGAGTGAAATGGATATGAAGCTTACCTGATGAATACACATCACCGTTACTTTTCTAAATTTACTGATTGTCATACTTCTTAGACTATAACTTGGGCAGGCGCAACTCACTTTTAATTCTTTCTATAATTCTGCAGTTGGTAAAATATATATTATCTTGACTAATGTTAATTTAATATTTGTTTCAGCTCATGTATGCACCAAGAATATGCACAACAATTTCTGGGCCTGCAGTTTATTCAAGGTTCTCAGATGACCGCTTTCATGCATGCAAGGAGAATGCGAAGTTTACCTGGGTCAGAGCACTAGATTTTACACCTAACCACTCTTTTGGGAAGTGTTCAACTCTTGCCCTCGTACTTGATGAAGGTGCACCAGTGTCATTTATTCTCAACAGCTTACCTTTCTCAGGAGAGTTAGGGGAATTGGTCATTTCTTCAATGGAATTTTTTGGTCCGTTGTCCAAAGTCGTTCCCCTTGTTGACTGCCCAAGTGGTTGTTCAGTGTCGTATGAAGTTCTTTTTCGTCTCAATTCTCTTGTTCACATGGGAAAGATAGTTGCCAAACATGTTAATGCTGATCTGTTTAAAGCTCTTGAAGAAATACCAGTTCATATTTCAAGGAGGATTTTTGAGAAAATGAGCAAGTTAGAGTTTACATGCTATGGACCTTTGCAATTCATCCAGCAGGAGGCTCATAACAGGAATAGGAGCCATAATGCTTTGCTTTCCAGTAAGACTGAAGGTGACGGAAAGTTAATGATGTGTTACAGGATTCACATCACTCCATCCAAAATATACTGCTTGGGACCTGAGGAAGAAGTTTCAAATTATGTGGTTAAGCATCACAAACAGTATGCTTCTGACTTTGCtagagttacttttgtcgacgaagACTGGAGTAAGCTTTTTCCAGATGCTATCTCAGCTAGAACTGGACGAGGGTTCTTTTCTCAACCCTTGAAAACTGGCCTATATTATCGTATTTTTTCCATCCTGAAAGAAGGATTTTCCATTGGTCCAAAGAAGTATGAATTCCTGGCCTTCTCAGCAAGTCAACTTCGTGGAAGTTCTGTTTGGATGTTTGCCTCTAATGATTCCCTGAAGGCCGAGGATATAAGAAGGTGGATGGGCAACTTTGAAGAAATCCGTTCAGTATCTAAGTGTGCGGCTAGAATGGGACAGCTGTTCAGCTCCTCAAGACAAACACTTGAAATCCTACCACGGGATGTAGAAGAGATTCCAGATATTGAAGTCACAACTGATGGCACTAAATACATATTTTCTGATGGTATCGGGAAGATCTCTGAGAGATTTGCTAAAGAAATGGCTTGCCGAATTGGATTAGACTATACTAACCCTCCTTCAGCTTTTCAAATAAGGTATGGTGGCTACAAAGGAGTTGTTGCTGTCGACCCTGATTCCTTTCGTAATCTTTCTCTGCGACCTAGTATGAAGAAATTCGAATCAAAGAGCAGAATGTTTAACATTACAAGTACCAGCAAATCCCAACCATGCTATATGAATCGTGAAATTATCTCTCTCCTTTCAACTTtggggataagagatgagatattTGAGTTGATGCAACAAGACGACATGCGTGAATTAGATGAAATGCTGACCAACAGAGAAGCTGCTCTCTCTGTTCTGGGGAAAATTGGTAGTGCAGAAACGAAGACAGCATCGAAAATTTTACTGCAAGGTTATGAACCAAGTTTAGAGCCTTACCTGTTGATGATTCTTAAGGCCCATCAGGATAATAGGCTGACTGACATAAGAACTAGATGTAAGATTCATGTTCCGAAAGGCCGTGTTCTTATTGGTTGTTTGGACGAAACAGGTGAATTAGAATATGGTCAAGTGTACATCAGAATTTCAAAGAACAGCAAAGAGCAGAAGGATAATTGTCAACCGTATTTTTCTAAAGATAATGGGAAAGAGAAAACAGCAGTTGTTGTTGGAAAAGTTGCAGTATCAAAAAATCCTTGTCTCCATCCTGGTGACATCAGAGTACTTGAAGCTGTCTATGACCATGGATTGTATGCTAAGAACCTGGTTGATTGTGTTGTCTTCCCTCAAAGAGGAGAAAGGTAATGCCGTATGTTATACGGAAACTGAAAGACAATCATCTAGAGTTTATATTGCTCTGTCAATGCCTTCAGAGGAGCTCAAATCTCTACTGAAGTGTTTGTCAGCGTGTTCCTTTCCATGTTAGATAGATATCCAGTCATGTTACACACATACATCTCTACCTATTGATGGATGTTGCCACTGCTTGCTTTCTCCTTCAATTAATCTTTGATGTAATAGGCCTCGTCCATATAGACTTTAATCTTTGATGTTAATCAGGCCTCATCCAAATGAATGCTCCGGGGGCGATTTGGACGGTGACCTCTATTTTATCACTTGGGACGAGAAACTGATTCCAGAGAAGGTTGATTCACCTATGGACTATACTGCAGCAAGGCCACGCATAATGGATCATGTTGTTACACTTGAGGTATGTTCCTTACTGTTTATTCATTTTAATTTCTCTTCCTAGGTTGTTGCTGCTAATTTTAACGAAGATTGTTTTATTTGACCAATATCAATTTTTATACTTGCAACTGCAAATATAATCAAAATATCAGTTTTTTACAGTCTGTAACATTTCAATAATACTAGAAGAAAATGCGCGCTTCGGCGCACCATTTTCCATTGTTATGCCATGTTTCCTGTTATAAATCATCAAAGAAAGAATTCTTTAATCAAACTTCTGATGTAAACAAATCACGTGCTAACATCATTCATTTTGAACAACTTCTTTCTATTGCTTGCCTATTAGTTCATGGGCTCCCAGAGAACCTGACAAGATACAGTATATTAGCTAGATTTTGAAGTTGACAAAATGGGAAGGAAAAACTGCAGTGTAGGATCTAGTAGACTGGACTACAAAGCTGACCTCCTGGAAGCATCGATTAGAATAAAGATGATCTTGAATAAGATAGCCAGTAAAGAAACCTAAACATGCAAACAAGTTTGGGACCTGAACCAATTGAGCTTCAGTGAGATGAGTGAAACCAATGGCATTGGCAACCTCCCAATAAATTCTAGTGTCAGACAGATCATCATTCGCAGTATAAGTAGGAAGTTATCCAAAGTTACCTTTAGTATCAACATGAGCGTATAATAATATAAAAAACCATAAGTGTCACAAGACCATCAAATAAACTGATTCCTCGGGAGCATTCATCAAAGCATAATCACGCAATTCATGAAATATTATTCTTCCAGAACCAAAAGGACAGTGACTGTCTTGCACAGTGCACATACTTTCAGACACGCTATGGAAGTATATAGATAAAAAAAAGGGTCATTCCAAAAAGTAGAGATTTTATTATGTCCAATCATATAAACTTTCTGAGATAAATCTTTCCCATGTCAGATAAGGCACATCCACGAAAGAAGAGTATATTTTTCGTATCAacctgcaaaaacaaattaatGTGCATCTTACAGTAGACTGCTTGTGTATGCGCAACTCACCATTGTAATGGAAGGTGCTGATTACAAATTTAAAGTATAAACACCCAACCAAACTGCCGCCCTGCGGAGCACAGCGACGTAGAAGCTTTCACGTCGATGTGTCAGTTTCCAGTCACACAATGGCAGCAGCAAAGTGTATCCTGCACCCCACGGCCACCGCCTTGCAGCGACCGTATTCCTTATCAGCGTAACTGACACCTTTGAAGTTTGATTGAGTAATTGGAGAGCACTGCATTACAGGTTGTTGAAGCACTCAAAAGGAATAAGGTGCCTGTCACCTGGTCAGAAAACATAATATGCATAACAGGTGAAGTAAGTAGAGTTCTGATTGAGGGAAAGAGGCCGACGCCTATAATACTTATGTGATTAGTAGATAATCATACCAAACCAATATcacatctttcaaagattcatcagaGTAGAAAGAACCTCCAGGGGAAGGAATGTCAGAGACAAACACACAACCAAAGAGATCTAACTGCAAGAGATAAGTACCATGTGCGGCATTTTAACTGAGGTTTGGAGATCTCTCACATAGTCACATCTTTGAAAATGGCTGCCTGCATTTGTTTTATTCAAAATAATAAATGAAAGGAACAACTTGGTTGATTTGTTTCAATCAAATTAGTTAAGGGTCTCTATGGTTATTTCTAATCACTAGTAAAtgcgtacgtgcaatgcacgttaaaaTTAGGCAGTATATTAATTGCATAGAGATAATAGGTAAGATATCATTTTCGTGTTAATTGTGTGATTAGTGCTGACGATGACATATTGAGCACTTACCATTGGAGCAATCTGGGTCGTTGGATTGACCTTATTTGATGTctgagattaattggatctgccccctagggtctttttatattggtagaGATAAAGCTCATCACATCCCCTTGTTAAAAGATTAAAATATATGAAAACATCAGTATGTAATCATCACAAGGACTGTAAACCGACAGAAGAGAATACAAATATGACCGTACATTTATTCAGACCTACAAAAGAGAACTGATATGCAATCTCCACCAGAAATATGTCTCATCTACCCATATTACAGCAATTTGATCAAGTAATTCTTAGCAATTGACATTTATGTTTGCGAAACAATAAAAACAGGGTGAATTATGAATACAACATCAACACTGTATATAAGGCTTTGATTTGTAGGGTGCACTCGTTAAGAGCAATAAATAGAGGAGATGATGTTTACCAATCAGTGGCAAGTTGCAATGCATGTCAGCCAATTTTTTTGATGTGAAACCTATATTCCTAACTCCAGTGCTTTTCTTTCCAAACAGACAAACCTGAAACAATTAGCATGATAGTTCCAATACTAGGCAAGTACTTATTGTTCATCTATTTGCATACTGATAAGAGATAAGAAGGCTTcacatcttttatttctctccttctttCCATGTTTCTCTCTTTCTTGTCCCGGTGGTCTAATTTTTGACTGCTCTATAACTCTGTTAGGTCTGACGAAAAGTTATTTTGTTAAACCACAACATGACCACTTGACAAATCCAGGACGTTATCAATAAACAATAACACCACACTGAGCCGCGCACTTTCCAAATTTGGTGAAAAGTGCATCCTATCTTCCAATTCTTTGTAACCTGACAAACATTCTAGTGGTCGCTGCTGAAAATTTTGTGATAATATTAGCCTATTTTGAAATTGTGTAACTGAACACATCAAGTACCTGACTGTGTGAATGCACTCAAAATGGAACACAAGCATTCTATATTGCACTCATGTCAAGTTTAATTAAGTTTATAGCTCATTTACTAATTTAGTTAGAGTGGAGAAATAAGTCAAGTGACCTGAAAATTCCAACACTAAGTCTGAACGACCACTCCTTTCCTGCCTCTCTGTTTTCTCTATCCCTGTGTGCTAAGTGCCTCAGGCCGATTTTGCCGCACCATGTGAGCCCGAGCTAGAGTCCATCTTCCACACACCCAATAAATCGAACGACCAAAGGCCCATCAACCGCCACATGAAGACGCACCAACAACCCTCGATGGATTGTTTGGAACCTATATGTAACTCCATTAAGAGCTATAGCAAACCATCAGATAAAGGACAGGAACCTCGCCTTCAGGGATGAACAACTGATGTCGACACGAATGAGGTAACCACACTACCAAGTGGTTCCTGTGGTTGTTGATGCGGTGGCCGGTTGGAGCAGCACCGCCCCTCGAAGCCCCCACACGCAATCAATCCAGCGAAGCCACAAAGCTGCCCACTGCCTTTTCTCCTCCCCACTCTGTCCATGAAGAGGCGAAAAAGAGGCGTGTCCCCCCCCAAAAGCAGTGATCCAGGGCACCTAGTCAAAGGCGGTTTAGATTCTGTCAACACCAGCTGACCAGTGGGACCAGAAACGATAGAAAAACCAGATCGCTGAGGGCGTCATATTTCCTGGGAGCTTAGTAACTTTAGAGAATTATTATCTTGATGCACCTCACATCTTTCTAAAACATTTCTTTGGCAAGAACTGGTTACATGCCTATATGGTAAGTGCACAACAGCCAGAGATAACTGGCCACGGAGCGTCGAACTCAGCCAGGATGGCATAACAGCCAACACAAAATTTTGAATGCTTTGAACTATGCTAGCCATACACAATTAATAATGTTCTGTAGAAATGTGGGTACTTATTTCAGAAAGGAAGACATTTTTACCGTCCTCTAATGAAAACAGTTGTGCATGATTGAGTTTTAAAGTGGTCTTGGCTTTAAAATGTTCTTCAATGCATATCTCTGACCTTGGTAGGTTCACAACTATTTACCAGTTGGCTCCAATAAGCAGTTCAGAGTTCTCTTCTCGACAAGCAAATGTATTTTCCTCGCCTGACACGTTTATACCTGAAAGCTTACAGAAACATCTAATGAACTGCAGGAAATTCAGAAGTACTTTGTAGATTACATGATAAATGACTCGCTCGGTGCAATCTCAACTGCTCACTTGGTTCACGCGGATCGTCATCCAATGAAAGCCCGGAGCCCTGAGTGCCTCCAGCTAGCTGGTTTGCATTCGATGGCGGTCGACTTCGCCAAGTCAGGAGCTCCAGCTGAAATGCCCCGGTCACTGAGACCAAAGGAGTACCCCGACTTCATGGAACGGTGGGACAAACCAACGTACATCTCCGACGGGGCTCTCGGCAAGCTCTACCGAGCGGCTGCGAGCCGTATGCAGAGCGCTCCTGCCACCTCGTCCTCGGCTCAACTGAGCCCCGCGTATGATCCCGACCTGGAGGTCCCTGGCTTCGAGGAATTCTTGGCATCAGCGGAGGAGTGCTACGACCTGTACGAGGAGAAGCTGAGCACCCTGATGGGCTACTACGGCGCGGAGCATGAGGACGAGATCCTGACCGGCAACATCCGGAACAGACTCCTGTACCTGAAGAAGGACAACAAGAGGTACTTCGAGATGAAGGACCGCATCATCGACTCTGTCGAGGGCCTGCACAAGGAGGTGCGGGGTTGGTTCACTAGCCGCCCGAAGGCGGAGACGGCGAGGAGGGCCTCGGCGTGGTACCGCGTGACCTATCACCCGGACCACCGCCGACCGGGAAAGAAGCAGTTCTGGAGCTTCCCGTGGATCGTCTGCGacgagctgctgaagatcaaggaGTCCAATAAGCAGCGCAGCAGCAGGAGGACGACGCTGCGACCTGACTCGTCTGGCCAAGTGATTAATTAAGTGGGAGTTGGCAAGAAGATGTGTATGTATGTAGTGTAAAACTCTGGGGATGGCTGCGGTGCAGAGTGCAGACCATTGTGAGCTGAGCTGAGCGGCAGAGCTGTGCCTGCCCCGCTCGTATGGACGGACAGCTTTGCTTGATGTGTGTGATGGAAATGAACCGTGCCTGGTCGTGTTGGTTGAACTCACAAGGCGATAGGTAGCATCGTAAATCATGCTCAACAAAGCTTCTGCTTTGTGTGCAATTCTCTTCTGGTGGGTGCCTATACTATCTGGTCGCCATAATATGGTGAcgttcaaaataaataaatagaaccAGTCACCTGTTTGGACATAAAcatagatactccctctgtaaactaatgggCATCCTTTTTGGATTCGTCATGGAGATCAAACATACACAGCCTTTTCAGTACAATTGCAAGTGCCTTACAAATAAAACGTTGAACGGATCACTCCAACTCTCAAATGAAGCAACAGCAGACTGTCTCTCGTCCAGAAACCACGTTCATAACACTACAATCCACTTCCCAAAATAAATAACAGCCACACTAGACTTGGGGGATTTATTCCTCTGTTGATGCCGCGCCTTAGGGGTTGATCCCAAGCTGAACGCGCCAATCTTCAAGCTGTTTTTTTACTTGTTCTGAACCCGTAGAACCGTAAGATATGAACTTGTTGACGGCGTTTTCCACACCCAAATAGGCGTACACATCGGCCTCGAAGACAGGGTGAACCGCTTTCAAGTCGTCCATTTCAAGCTCTGTCAGCTGACAGTTCTTCGACACACATAGAGCCACACACCTTCCAACTATCTCGTGAGAAGTTCTGAATGGAACGCCCTGCACAAGAGAAATATAGAAACCACTCAACCAGAGTAACCATCCTAGTCAAGTAATAACACagcagaaataaaacaaaataagtgTTAATGTAATTATCCTAGTCGGTTTACTCATGCAGTTATTATTTTTGATGCTGTGGATTAATTTAATTCCTATTGTAAACCTATGGCTAATTCAGACTAAGTAGAGTAGTGTTTACCTTCTTCACAAGATAATctgccagtgttgttgcatccagATAACCAGCAGGCAGCGAACTTTGTATTCTTTTTGAGTTAAAAGAGATATTTTGAGCAAACTCACTGCATACTTCAAGCATTCCTAGTATGGCCTTCACACTGTCAAACAAGGGTTCCTTGTCTTCCTGCTCGAAAAGGAACTGTTCAGAACATGCACAGGAAATCAGGCCTGGATAATTAAACTATAAGAATGGGACGCACCTGTAGGTCACGGTTGTATGCCTGTGGAAGGCCTTTGCAGAGGACCAGGACAGTCATGAGATCACCAACAACCCTAGCAGATTTTCCACGAACAAGCTCCATCGGATCTGGATTTTTCTTCTGTGGCATAATGCTGCTTCCAGTTGACACCGAGTCACTTGGTGTCAAGAATCCAAACTCCTCTGATGCCCACAAGACCCACTCTTCGCCAATGCGGGAAAGATGAATAGCAGCAATAGAGTTGGCAGCAAGAAACTCCAAAACAAAGTCACGATCTGACACTGCATCGATACTGTAGAAAAAGATTAATCAAATACCGAAACAAATGTTAAAAGGTGTGATTAACCCAAAAGGAGGAAATTCACAGAGAAAAAGCATACAGTTAGTTCAATTATTAGCATCGCTTAGTCTATAAGAATTAAGCATATAATTTCAATTGCACAGGAATATTCCAGCACTAAAACTTGAAATGGTAGTCGTTGTCTGAATAGCTAATCATGTAAACCAAGTATGAACAAGCAAATTAAAAAAAAAGGGTATTTGTACCTctgtattatactccctccgtcccaaaataagtgtctcaagcttagtacaactttgtactaaagttagtacaaagttgagacacttattttgggatggagggagtatttcactTCTTTACTAGATAGCCACAAAATGATAATGCAGTCAGGCTTAACATCTTTAGGGCTCATTCAGTTTTGAGGATTTTCAAATCAGAGGAATAGGAAAAGTAAAGGAATAGGATGCCCTGCCCACTCCGATCCTTAGGGATTTTCTATGAGGAATGAGGTCAATCTGAGGAATTTTCTATGTGGTCTCACCTAATGCTAAGAATCCTAAGGAATGGGGTTAATATGATTATATGGACACAATCCTAAGGAATCCAGTACATCTATGTCTATTAAACGAATGCTAAACACAGGAAAAAACGTAGGAATCCTCCAAACCAAATTAGCCCTTAATCAGCTTACTTTGCTAAGATTAATGTGCTCCCCAAAAAACCAATTTAATAGGCTACATGTGCGCTTGCATGTAAGGTAGAGACTCATTTTACAAGATTTACAATATTTAAGGGTGCTAAGGTATGCAATTTAATAAACTAACTTTATCTTGGTTACAATTCAACAAGATATAGCAGAGAAAGCATACTATCGACTTTACATGTTCACAGTTCCACACTATTAATGAAATCAAGGATGTTGGTTACCTGTTCTTCATCGGAGCGGTAAACTTCAAATCTTTAGCAGTTTTGAACCTATCAATGGGGAGTCCAGTTCCAGCCAAAGCACAAGCACCAAGAGGGCAGAAATTCACTCTTTCCCTGCAGTCGATCAGCCGGCCAGCATCACGCTCCAACTGTGCACAGCGCAAGTGAAAATAAAATCAGATTCATTTCCAGTTATATGGTTCACTCTAGGGCGGAACCTAGTTCAGTCCAAGGTGGGCCATGACCCACCTAAACTGAAATTTCACCAAAAAATACGACTTTCCTGCTTATATACACTAATTACTCAAAGGCTAAGTTGGCTAATGCTTATTACGAATTCAGGCACATGCTGGATTAGCCCCCTCTGTTTCAATTGAAGGCTCCAAGCTATGCTACAGTTCGATCTAAAAGAAATGAGGTGGTATTTATCAGGAGATTAGTAAAGTATCTGAAACACTATTACACCCTTGCACAAGAAACATAGTTAGTGATTGGTTATAAGCTGTAAGATTGTGACCTCAATatttgattgcatgtcatgttgATTTGAGCTGCCAGCTAATGGTGCAGCAATTCAACAACAGAAGGAGTCTACGGAAAATATGAAGCAGTGAAGCACCCAGATATGGTGCTATTTCTATGCATTCCCGGATTACATAACTTTTTGCACAAAGAGAAACAGGACTTTGAATCATATGAAATACCTCATCCGATAATCCATCTACTTCCATTGGGTACTGGGATATGTCTATGTAACATCCAAATGGGCTAAGTTCAATGTTAACTACAGCAACAACGAAAAAACATCCCTTCTGCAGTGTATTCTCATTTTTCTAGTGGGAAAAAATTGAGCTAATGTGGCAAACAGTCTAAAAAAAATTCACATTAGAAAT
Proteins encoded:
- the LOC123097688 gene encoding argininosuccinate lyase, chloroplastic; the protein is MAATSHSLLSPAPTSLPRARLAFPAVSAVAPRRRPSFPAVAAAASSMASSEAEEKKETKLWGGRFEEGVTDAVERFTESISYDWQLYKYDIMGSKAHASMLAAQGLITTGDRDIILEGLDQIEKQIQDGKFEWRKDREDVHMNIEAALIEKVGEPAKKLHTARSRNDQIVTDLRLWCRDAIDKILIRIKQFQVSLVLLASKYVDLIVPGYTHLQRAQPVLLPHLLLSYVEQLERDAGRLIDCRERVNFCPLGACALAGTGLPIDRFKTAKDLKFTAPMKNSIDAVSDRDFVLEFLAANSIAAIHLSRIGEEWVLWASEEFGFLTPSDSVSTGSSIMPQKKNPDPMELVRGKSARVVGDLMTVLVLCKGLPQAYNRDLQEDKEPLFDSVKAILGMLEVCSEFAQNISFNSKRIQSSLPAGYLDATTLADYLVKKGVPFRTSHEIVGRCVALCVSKNCQLTELEMDDLKAVHPVFEADVYAYLGVENAVNKFISYGSTGSEQVKKQLEDWRVQLGINP